The Acinetobacter lwoffii genomic sequence TGCAGACGTCGTAATCCCCACTTTCGGATCGGTTAATGTCCCATCCAGATCAATTAAAATATTCTTAATCACCGCCTATCCCCTCTCATCAGCACCGATATAAATTAATATCGAGAGTTCATTCAAATTTGCCTATACTAATGCAATTTTAGTGAATGAAGGACATCATTTTGCGCCCTACCGTACTTTGCTTTTCCGGTTTAGACCCTTCAGGTGGAGCCGGCCTTCAAGCAGATATTGAAGCTATTGGTCAAAGTGGTGCACATGCGGCAATTGCCTGCACAGCCCTCACTATTCAAAATTCACAGCAGGTTTTTGGTTTCGAAGCCACTTCCAGAGAATTGCTATTGGCACAGGCCAATGCGGTGGTCAATGACCTGCCCATTCGTTGCGTAAAATCTGGCATGTTAGGCACCACAGACAATATCGTGGCTCTGGCCGAGTTTCTGACTGTACATCCAGATTATCTGTATGTGCTGGATCCGGTTTTGGTCGCCAATAGTGGCGGCTCGCTGGGTAATCAGGAAACGCTGGTCAAAGCATTTACCCAGCTGATTCCATTGGCCACCATTTTAACGCCAAATACGGTTGAACTACGCGCCCTGACGGGTGAGCAAGACCTCAAACTGGCCACTCAAAAATTATTTGAAATGGGTGCACAGGCAGTTTTGGTCAAAGGTGGCCATGAAGATACGCCAGATTACATTCAGAACAGCCTATATATCGCAGGTGAGCTGGTCAACGAAACTCGCTGTCCACGTCTGCCAGGTGAATATCATGGTTCAGGCTGTTCACTGGCCAGTTTCATTGCCGGACGTCTGGCCATGGGTGATCAGTTGAAAACTGCGGTACAGCATGCTGAAACCTGGTTATTTGGGGTATTAAAAAATGCTGAAATTCCTGTTCCAAATGGCCAGAGAATTCCAAAGCGTTTTTAAGATCACACTTCTTAAAATCAAAACTAAAAAAGCCTGAGTCATTCAGGCTTTTTTATCACTGATATTTTATAAACAATACTATTTGGCCTGATAAATGATTTTGCTTACATAGGTCGGTAAATTCCAAGCACCACCGGCGAAGCCTTTGCATTGTACGGTCAGACCACTGAAGCTTTTGACAAATTTCTTGCCATTCCAGGCCCATTCGTTCTGACTCAGACAATCGCCCAAACCACGCACTTTATGCCCGGAAAATATCTGGCCTTGGTTAAATGTTTCTCCCGAGGTCGTCACCAACTGTTTAAATTGCTTGTTTCGATCCATCAGCCAGAAGCCACTACCCATATTATAAGCCCCACGCCAGCATGGAATCTGAATCAGTTGATTCTGGGCATTAATGGGATAAATGGTCATAACATCATCATCCAGAAAACGCTGGCTAAACAGCAAATCACATTGATCTTCCTTGGTGGTGGCTTGCAGTTTTCGAATCATCTGCTGACTTGTTGCCGTATTCAGTTTTGCTTGAGTGACTTTGCCTGACTGATATTTTGGTATCTG encodes the following:
- a CDS encoding hydroxymethylpyrimidine/phosphomethylpyrimidine kinase — protein: MRPTVLCFSGLDPSGGAGLQADIEAIGQSGAHAAIACTALTIQNSQQVFGFEATSRELLLAQANAVVNDLPIRCVKSGMLGTTDNIVALAEFLTVHPDYLYVLDPVLVANSGGSLGNQETLVKAFTQLIPLATILTPNTVELRALTGEQDLKLATQKLFEMGAQAVLVKGGHEDTPDYIQNSLYIAGELVNETRCPRLPGEYHGSGCSLASFIAGRLAMGDQLKTAVQHAETWLFGVLKNAEIPVPNGQRIPKRF